Proteins from one Flavobacterium sp. N2038 genomic window:
- the purU gene encoding formyltetrahydrofolate deformylase, giving the protein MQKITILIHCKDQKGIIAAVTTFIAKVEGNITYIDQHVDVEQNVFFMRLECELTNPKTTIDGLKADFDQTIATDFGMSWNLYNQEQKPKMALFVSKYDHCLFDILGRYSAGELNIEIPVIISNHNDLRGVAERFNIPYHCVPFTKDNKEEGEAKQIELLKRYDINFIVLARYMQIITPNLISLYQNKIINIHHSFLPAFPGAKPYHSAFKRGVKIIGATSHYVTEELDEGPIIEQDITRVSHIHSIEDFIMKGRDLERIVLARAIKLHAERKTMVYSNKTVVFS; this is encoded by the coding sequence ATGCAAAAAATTACCATCTTAATTCACTGTAAGGATCAAAAAGGAATTATTGCCGCAGTGACTACTTTTATTGCAAAAGTAGAAGGAAATATTACTTACATTGATCAGCATGTTGATGTGGAGCAAAATGTATTTTTTATGCGATTGGAATGTGAACTAACCAATCCGAAAACTACAATTGATGGATTAAAAGCTGATTTTGATCAAACCATTGCAACTGATTTTGGTATGTCCTGGAATTTATACAATCAGGAACAAAAACCAAAAATGGCTTTGTTTGTCTCAAAATATGATCATTGCTTATTTGATATTTTAGGTCGCTACAGTGCCGGTGAACTAAATATTGAAATTCCGGTTATAATAAGTAATCATAATGATTTAAGAGGTGTTGCAGAACGTTTTAATATTCCGTATCACTGTGTTCCTTTCACAAAAGATAATAAAGAAGAAGGCGAAGCCAAACAAATTGAGTTGCTAAAAAGATATGACATCAATTTTATTGTTCTGGCGCGCTATATGCAAATCATTACACCCAATTTGATTAGTCTTTACCAGAATAAAATTATTAATATCCATCATTCGTTTTTACCGGCTTTTCCGGGCGCAAAACCTTATCATTCGGCTTTTAAACGCGGAGTAAAAATTATTGGTGCAACAAGCCATTATGTTACCGAAGAATTAGACGAAGGACCAATTATCGAACAGGATATTACGAGGGTTTCACACATTCATTCAATTGAAGATTTTATTATGAAAGGACGCGATTTAGAACGTATTGTTTTAGCCAGAGCTATTAAATTGCATGCTGAACGTAAAACAATGGTTTACAGCAATAAAACGGTTGTGTTTTCATAA
- a CDS encoding T9SS type A sorting domain-containing protein — translation MKTKLLLFFVLCIFIETNAQQKIYDFTSYPWSFKKINDKLIFEASEADSGREIWESDGTTSGTKLIKDIYSGLESSVTGALVGGTAINNIFYFIAKDESSLGEIWKTDGTEAGTVKITSFINGRTSSLTAVGNSIYFLIQEEYKLQVWKTDATTGATVLVKDNMSIWNAPSFQGKCNNTFIFTFQPYGTNNSRVWRSNGTLEGTFPITAEIDGNGSYPTGTSGLTQYIEHNNKLYFVSRNYLHETDGTLENTKVVGDVWKAQQYLAHHSSVIEANNNLYFMFFSADLNKLSIWKFDSANNSVAEIYSKTSDHYFSPSNFTKTGNSLLFSSANETGGASLVSLNLANNAVTNFGELSNGIKKPFIFIDMIDASTFFKINDNEYYIASVVEDNFTKGFVFDLKLNSLQQISALDNVLSIVSFNDILYYAKDDKLWKYANNLSIPLTENKSPLVFYPNPSSDFINIKTENDTQVESFQIFDLNGRSVSTSGLDLNNNKIDISRLNQGSYILKAKVNGTLISKKIIKK, via the coding sequence ATGAAAACAAAACTACTTTTATTTTTTGTGCTTTGTATTTTTATTGAAACCAATGCTCAGCAAAAAATATATGATTTTACGAGCTACCCATGGAGTTTTAAAAAAATCAACGATAAGCTGATATTTGAAGCCAGTGAAGCTGATTCTGGCCGCGAAATATGGGAAAGTGACGGAACTACTTCTGGCACAAAATTGATAAAAGATATATACTCAGGTTTAGAATCTTCTGTAACAGGGGCATTGGTAGGTGGTACAGCAATTAATAATATTTTTTATTTTATTGCAAAAGACGAAAGTTCTCTTGGAGAGATTTGGAAAACAGATGGAACAGAGGCTGGTACTGTAAAAATAACAAGTTTTATTAACGGAAGAACTTCAAGTCTTACTGCTGTTGGCAATTCGATTTATTTTTTAATTCAGGAAGAATATAAATTGCAGGTTTGGAAAACAGATGCAACAACAGGAGCAACAGTATTGGTTAAAGATAATATGTCAATCTGGAATGCGCCATCTTTTCAAGGCAAATGCAATAATACCTTTATCTTTACATTTCAGCCTTATGGCACAAACAATTCCAGAGTTTGGAGGAGTAATGGAACTTTGGAAGGTACTTTTCCGATAACAGCCGAAATAGATGGAAATGGATCTTATCCTACAGGCACATCTGGATTAACACAATATATAGAGCATAATAATAAATTGTATTTTGTGAGCAGAAATTATCTGCATGAAACTGATGGAACGCTCGAAAACACAAAAGTGGTAGGCGACGTTTGGAAAGCCCAACAATATCTGGCGCATCATAGTAGTGTTATCGAAGCAAACAATAATTTGTATTTTATGTTTTTTTCTGCCGATTTGAACAAATTGTCGATATGGAAATTTGATTCAGCTAATAACAGCGTAGCCGAAATATACAGCAAAACGAGTGATCATTATTTTTCTCCTTCTAATTTTACTAAAACGGGTAATTCGCTGCTTTTTTCTTCAGCAAATGAAACTGGAGGGGCATCTTTAGTATCATTAAACCTTGCAAATAATGCAGTTACAAATTTTGGAGAATTATCAAACGGTATAAAAAAGCCTTTTATTTTTATAGATATGATAGATGCTTCTACTTTTTTTAAAATTAATGATAACGAATATTATATAGCATCAGTAGTTGAAGATAATTTTACAAAAGGGTTTGTTTTTGATTTAAAATTAAACTCACTCCAGCAGATCAGTGCGTTAGATAATGTATTAAGTATTGTTTCTTTTAATGATATTCTATATTATGCAAAAGATGATAAACTATGGAAGTATGCTAATAACTTAAGTATTCCATTAACAGAAAATAAATCACCGTTGGTATTTTATCCCAATCCTTCAAGCGATTTTATCAATATAAAGACTGAAAATGATACTCAGGTTGAAAGTTTTCAGATTTTTGATTTAAATGGCAGATCGGTTAGCACTTCTGGATTGGATTTAAATAATAACAAAATCGATATTTCCAGATTGAATCAGGGATCATATATATTGAAAGCAAAAGTTAATGGAACTTTAATTTCGAAGAAAATTATAAAAAAATAG
- a CDS encoding GNAT family N-acetyltransferase, translated as MNQDTKDISIRRAVNADLPKLADFLQFLVKAERPFDVTLKEGKIFYYDIQELILDPKTEVLVIDFNNQIIGCGYAQIRQAKPYQKHEFFGYLGFMFVDPDFRGRGLNTLLINDLKKWVLSQGITEARLDVYHDNEAAVNAYKKAGFKPILTTMRCDISQMDDN; from the coding sequence ATGAATCAAGACACAAAAGATATATCGATCAGGCGAGCTGTAAATGCAGATTTACCTAAACTTGCTGATTTTCTGCAATTTTTAGTAAAGGCAGAAAGACCCTTTGATGTAACATTAAAAGAGGGAAAGATTTTTTATTATGATATACAGGAACTTATTCTAGACCCCAAGACAGAAGTTTTGGTTATAGACTTTAACAATCAAATTATTGGTTGTGGATATGCTCAAATCAGACAAGCTAAGCCATATCAGAAACATGAATTTTTCGGGTATCTTGGTTTTATGTTTGTAGATCCGGATTTTAGAGGAAGAGGTCTTAATACGTTATTAATTAACGATCTTAAGAAATGGGTTTTATCTCAGGGAATAACCGAGGCTAGATTAGACGTATATCATGACAACGAAGCAGCAGTCAACGCCTATAAAAAAGCAGGATTTAAACCAATATTGACCACTATGCGTTGTGACATAAGCCAAATGGATGATAATTAA
- a CDS encoding polyprenyl synthetase family protein: MYSIGQYTDFFISYLENQIIDKEPKNLYDPIVYMMLLGGKRIRPVLTLLTTEIFGADYKLALPAALAIETFHNSSLVHDDIIDEDPIRRGKPTIHKKWNTNIAILTGDAMIIQTYQYLQDYEPCIAKALTQAVNKMGLEVCEGQTWDVDFETRHDVTVSEYLKMIEYKTGALIATSMKMGAIIAQTSQENCDLIYDFGLNVGLAFQLQDDYLDLFGDTATFGRRLGGDIISNKKTYLYFKALELVTPNDKELITELYATRLVDNVKKIKIITELFQKS; the protein is encoded by the coding sequence ATGTATTCGATAGGTCAATACACAGATTTTTTTATTAGTTATTTAGAGAATCAAATTATAGATAAGGAACCTAAAAATCTTTATGACCCCATAGTCTATATGATGTTATTGGGAGGAAAAAGAATACGACCTGTTCTTACTTTACTTACTACAGAAATTTTTGGTGCCGACTATAAATTGGCATTACCTGCGGCTTTGGCCATAGAGACTTTTCATAATTCGTCACTAGTTCACGATGATATTATCGATGAAGATCCTATTAGAAGAGGAAAACCAACCATACATAAAAAGTGGAATACTAACATTGCTATTCTTACCGGAGATGCTATGATAATTCAAACCTATCAATATCTGCAAGACTATGAACCGTGTATTGCCAAGGCCTTGACTCAAGCAGTTAATAAAATGGGCCTTGAAGTTTGCGAAGGGCAGACATGGGATGTTGATTTTGAAACCCGTCACGATGTTACGGTTTCTGAATATCTAAAAATGATCGAGTATAAAACCGGAGCACTCATAGCGACATCGATGAAAATGGGCGCCATTATTGCTCAAACTTCTCAGGAAAACTGCGATTTAATTTATGATTTTGGACTTAATGTAGGTTTAGCATTTCAGTTGCAAGATGACTATTTGGATCTTTTTGGAGATACTGCAACCTTTGGGAGAAGATTAGGCGGTGATATTATTTCGAATAAAAAAACTTATCTATATTTTAAAGCTCTTGAACTTGTAACCCCAAACGATAAAGAACTAATTACAGAATTGTATGCCACTCGTCTTGTTGATAATGTAAAAAAAATAAAAATTATAACAGAATTGTTTCAGAAATCCTGA
- a CDS encoding methylmalonyl-CoA mutase family protein yields the protein MEQQIPYIPKNKVRIVTAASLFDGHDAAINIMRRIIQSTGVEVIHLGHDRSVEEVVNTAIQEDANAIAMTSYQGGHNEYFKYMYDLLREKGAGHIKIFGGGGGVILPSEISELHEYGITRIYSPDDGRSLGLQGMINDLVQRADFPIGDKLNGEVDHIENKVPTAIARLISAAENFPEIAKPVFDKIHENNTTSKIPVLGITGTGGAGKSSLVDELVRRFLIDFPEKTIGLISVDPSKRKTGGALLGDRIRMNAINNPRVYMRSLATRQSNLALSKYVAEAIQVLKAAKYDLIILETSGIGQSDTEIMDHSDVSLYVMTPEFGAATQLEKIDMLDFADLVALNKFDKRGALDALRDVKKQYQRNHNLWDKNPDEMPVFGTIASQFNDPGMNTLYKAIMDKVVEKTASDLKSTFEITKEMSEKIFVIPPHRTRYLSEIAENNRSYDETAISQQKVAQKLYGIFKTIESVSGKVPQITKAGIDDSTVLPSAVESHDENRIFLNLLLNQFDKVKMDLDPYNWEIILNWDEKVAKYKNPVYSFKVRDKEIKIATHSESLSHLQIPKIALPKYEGWGDILRWNLQENVPGEFPFASGLYPFKREGEDPSRMFAGEGGPERTNKRFHYVSAGMPAKRLSTAFDSVTLYGNDPDLRPDIYGKIGNAGVSICCLDDAKKLYSGFDLVHALTSVSMTINGPAPMLLGFFMNAAIDQQCELYIKANDLEKEVETKINKIYKEKGIERPKYQGDLPDGNNGLGLMLLGVTGDQVLPLDVYNDIKVKTLSQVRGTVQADILKEDQAQNTCIFSTEFALRLMGDVQEYFITKNVRNFYSVSISGYHIAEAGANPITQLAFTLSNGFTYVEYYLSRGMNINDFGPNLSFFFSNGVDPEYSVIGRVARKIWAKALKNKYGANERAQMLKYHIQTSGRSLHAQEIDFNDIRTTLQALYAIYDNCNSLHTNAYDEAITTPTEESVRRAMAIQLIINKELGLAKNENPIQGSFIIEELTDLVEAAVLQEFDRITERGGVLGAMETMYQRSKIQEESLYYETLKHNGDFPIVGVNTFLSSKGSPTVIPAEVIRATEEEKQYQITMLDNLHQFHEAKVNEHLSKLQEAAIKNENLFDHLMEATKVCSLGQITSALFEVGGQYRRNM from the coding sequence ATGGAACAACAAATACCATATATTCCTAAAAATAAAGTAAGAATTGTCACAGCTGCTTCGCTTTTTGACGGACATGATGCTGCAATTAATATCATGCGTCGTATTATTCAGTCAACCGGAGTTGAGGTAATTCACCTTGGACATGACCGCAGTGTTGAGGAAGTGGTGAATACTGCCATTCAGGAAGATGCCAATGCTATTGCAATGACTTCTTACCAGGGAGGGCACAATGAATACTTTAAATATATGTATGATTTGCTACGCGAAAAAGGAGCGGGGCATATCAAAATTTTTGGTGGAGGAGGCGGAGTAATTCTGCCAAGCGAAATTTCAGAATTGCATGAATATGGTATTACAAGAATTTATTCTCCGGATGATGGTCGCTCATTAGGGCTTCAGGGAATGATTAATGATTTGGTGCAGCGTGCTGATTTTCCTATTGGGGATAAATTGAACGGAGAAGTAGATCATATCGAAAATAAAGTTCCAACAGCAATTGCACGTTTGATTTCGGCGGCAGAAAATTTCCCTGAAATTGCAAAACCTGTTTTTGATAAAATTCATGAAAACAACACTACATCTAAAATTCCTGTTTTGGGAATTACAGGAACGGGTGGAGCAGGAAAATCTTCTTTGGTAGACGAATTGGTTCGTCGCTTTCTAATTGATTTTCCAGAAAAAACAATCGGATTGATTTCTGTCGATCCTTCTAAGAGAAAAACAGGAGGAGCACTTTTAGGAGACAGAATCCGTATGAATGCTATTAATAATCCTCGTGTTTATATGCGTTCGCTGGCAACACGTCAGTCGAATTTGGCTTTATCTAAATATGTAGCCGAAGCAATTCAGGTTTTGAAAGCTGCAAAATATGATTTGATTATTTTGGAAACTTCAGGAATTGGTCAGTCTGATACCGAGATTATGGATCATTCTGATGTATCCTTATATGTAATGACGCCAGAGTTTGGAGCTGCAACACAATTGGAGAAAATCGACATGCTTGATTTTGCCGATTTAGTAGCGTTGAACAAATTTGATAAAAGAGGTGCGCTTGACGCTTTGCGTGATGTAAAAAAACAATATCAAAGAAACCATAATCTTTGGGATAAAAATCCTGATGAAATGCCGGTTTTCGGAACTATTGCTTCACAGTTTAATGATCCGGGAATGAACACGCTTTACAAAGCGATTATGGATAAAGTGGTAGAAAAAACGGCTTCAGATTTGAAATCGACTTTTGAAATCACAAAAGAAATGAGCGAGAAAATCTTTGTGATTCCGCCACACAGAACACGTTATTTATCTGAAATTGCAGAGAATAACAGATCTTATGATGAAACAGCTATTTCACAACAAAAAGTAGCTCAGAAACTATACGGGATTTTTAAAACCATAGAATCCGTTTCCGGAAAAGTTCCTCAGATTACAAAAGCCGGAATCGACGATTCGACCGTTTTGCCAAGTGCAGTCGAATCACACGATGAAAACAGAATCTTCCTGAATCTTTTACTAAATCAGTTTGATAAAGTAAAAATGGACTTGGATCCGTACAATTGGGAAATTATCCTGAATTGGGATGAAAAAGTAGCCAAATACAAAAATCCAGTTTACTCGTTTAAAGTTCGTGATAAAGAAATCAAGATTGCAACGCATTCTGAAAGTTTATCGCATTTACAAATCCCGAAAATTGCTTTACCTAAATATGAAGGTTGGGGCGATATTTTGCGTTGGAATTTACAGGAAAATGTTCCTGGTGAATTTCCTTTTGCTTCGGGATTATATCCGTTTAAACGCGAAGGCGAAGATCCGTCAAGAATGTTTGCGGGCGAGGGCGGACCAGAAAGAACCAATAAACGTTTTCATTATGTAAGCGCGGGAATGCCTGCAAAACGTCTTTCTACGGCTTTTGACAGTGTAACTTTATACGGAAACGATCCAGATTTACGTCCGGATATTTACGGAAAAATTGGAAATGCGGGAGTTTCAATCTGCTGTCTTGATGATGCTAAAAAATTGTATTCAGGTTTCGATTTAGTTCATGCTTTAACATCTGTAAGTATGACGATTAATGGACCTGCGCCAATGTTGTTAGGTTTCTTTATGAATGCCGCAATCGATCAGCAATGCGAATTGTACATCAAAGCCAATGATTTAGAAAAAGAAGTTGAGACTAAAATCAACAAAATATATAAAGAAAAAGGAATCGAAAGACCAAAATACCAAGGCGATTTGCCAGATGGGAACAATGGTTTAGGATTAATGCTTTTGGGCGTTACCGGAGATCAGGTTTTACCTTTGGATGTTTATAATGACATTAAAGTAAAAACATTATCGCAGGTTCGTGGAACGGTTCAGGCCGATATTTTAAAAGAAGATCAGGCTCAGAATACCTGTATTTTCTCTACCGAATTTGCCCTGCGATTAATGGGCGACGTTCAGGAATATTTTATTACCAAAAACGTTCGTAATTTCTATTCCGTTTCGATTTCAGGATATCATATTGCCGAGGCGGGAGCAAACCCAATTACGCAATTGGCATTTACGCTTTCTAATGGTTTCACTTACGTGGAATATTATTTGAGCCGTGGTATGAACATTAACGATTTTGGACCAAATTTATCGTTCTTTTTCTCCAACGGAGTAGATCCGGAATATTCAGTAATTGGTCGTGTGGCACGTAAAATTTGGGCAAAGGCCTTGAAAAACAAATACGGAGCCAACGAAAGAGCCCAAATGCTGAAATATCATATTCAGACTTCCGGACGTTCGTTGCACGCCCAGGAAATCGATTTTAATGATATTAGAACGACTTTACAGGCTTTGTATGCGATTTATGACAACTGTAATTCATTGCACACCAATGCTTACGACGAAGCGATTACAACGCCAACAGAAGAATCTGTGCGTCGTGCCATGGCGATTCAGTTGATTATAAATAAAGAATTAGGTTTAGCCAAAAACGAAAACCCAATTCAAGGTTCATTCATCATCGAAGAATTAACCGATTTAGTTGAAGCTGCAGTTCTTCAGGAATTCGACAGAATTACAGAAAGAGGCGGAGTTCTAGGTGCAATGGAAACGATGTACCAACGCTCTAAAATTCAGGAAGAAAGTTTGTATTACGAAACTTTAAAACACAACGGCGATTTTCCAATTGTAGGTGTAAATACGTTCCTGAGTTCAAAAGGATCTCCAACGGTAATTCCGGCAGAAGTTATTCGTGCTACCGAAGAAGAAAAACAATACCAGATTACGATGCTGGATAACCTGCATCAATTTCATGAAGCAAAAGTAAACGAGCATTTAAGCAAATTACAGGAAGCTGCGATTAAAAACGAAAACTTATTCGACCATTTAATGGAAGCTACAAAGGTTTGTTCTTTAGGTCAGATTACTTCGGCGTTGTTTGAAGTTGGTGGGCAGTATAGAAGGAATATGTAA
- a CDS encoding helix-turn-helix domain-containing protein, giving the protein MSTLTKPNHIGRKISRIRELRDMKQEALAQALGISQQTISAMENSETIDDEKLVEVAKALGVTVEAIKNFSDEAAINYFNTFNESPNNYFGLNNCTFNPLDKLMETVEENKKLYERLLQSEKDKIEYLEKLLKEK; this is encoded by the coding sequence ATGAGCACACTAACAAAACCAAATCATATAGGGCGAAAAATAAGCCGTATTCGTGAACTTCGAGATATGAAACAGGAAGCTTTGGCACAGGCTTTGGGAATAAGCCAGCAAACAATATCGGCTATGGAAAATAGCGAAACCATTGATGACGAAAAACTTGTCGAGGTTGCAAAAGCACTTGGTGTAACGGTTGAAGCGATTAAGAATTTTTCAGACGAAGCGGCAATTAATTATTTCAATACTTTTAATGAAAGTCCTAATAATTATTTCGGACTTAATAATTGCACTTTCAATCCATTAGATAAATTAATGGAAACGGTAGAAGAAAATAAAAAGCTTTACGAACGTTTGCTTCAATCAGAAAAAGACAAAATAGAATATTTAGAAAAGTTACTAAAAGAAAAATAG
- a CDS encoding L,D-transpeptidase family protein has product MKTLYSLSIILVLSFTMVSFEKNESNKKTKTTENIFVNFNDPQTKVNSTILNDFFRRYADLKKYKSDVMSLYKSRSFGTIWYDEDQINEFATVLYEKAKKTDNLVVPYQKEIDQLFDSSEAKLSKTDADMLLSSLYVVYTKKSNSDSKKLSYDMLLKDFLNYSTIEEATATTGKDDKTLFDQYYKLQGVLKQYKKLDRSNKWKPIVAETPYKDLRPDAVSNTIAQVRTRLYLLGDLKHDSKSDVYDRELMDAVMKYKVRNGFKPNYILAEEHIKEMNIPLSDKVKTLTLNMERCRSISSLIVNSDEYVLVNVPSYELYYVKNGKVVLTSSVFVGSPLTKTTIFNAEIDRIVFSPYWTVPQSIVENELKLKIAADPNYLADHNMEMVNGQVRQKPGPENSLGLVKFVFPNPDDIYMHDTPSKTLFDFEKRTFSHGCVNVKMAKELAVAMLQDYPEWTTEKIDKAMAGKTENSFKLSKKVPIYITYFTSWVNDNGEIGFYQDIYEKDNEPANLQLPQETIVAN; this is encoded by the coding sequence ATGAAAACTCTATATTCCCTAAGTATAATTCTGGTTCTTAGCTTTACTATGGTTTCTTTTGAGAAGAACGAAAGCAATAAAAAAACTAAAACTACAGAAAACATCTTTGTTAATTTTAATGATCCCCAAACAAAAGTTAACAGTACGATTTTAAATGACTTTTTTAGAAGATATGCTGATTTAAAGAAATACAAATCTGATGTCATGTCATTGTACAAAAGCAGATCGTTTGGAACAATCTGGTATGATGAAGACCAGATTAATGAATTTGCAACTGTTCTATATGAAAAAGCAAAAAAAACAGATAATCTGGTTGTTCCTTACCAAAAAGAAATAGACCAGCTTTTTGATTCATCAGAAGCCAAACTTTCCAAAACTGATGCTGATATGCTTCTGAGTTCTTTATATGTTGTATACACTAAAAAAAGTAATTCAGATTCTAAAAAACTATCTTATGATATGTTGCTGAAAGATTTTTTGAATTACAGCACTATTGAAGAAGCAACTGCAACCACTGGAAAAGATGATAAAACGCTTTTTGATCAATACTACAAATTGCAAGGTGTTTTAAAACAATATAAAAAACTGGACAGATCTAATAAATGGAAACCAATTGTTGCAGAAACTCCTTATAAAGATTTGCGTCCGGATGCGGTTTCAAATACCATTGCTCAGGTAAGAACGCGTTTGTATTTATTAGGAGATTTAAAACATGATTCAAAAAGCGATGTCTACGATCGTGAACTGATGGATGCTGTTATGAAATATAAAGTTCGAAACGGTTTCAAACCCAACTATATTCTTGCTGAAGAACATATTAAAGAAATGAATATTCCGCTTTCTGATAAAGTAAAAACACTGACACTTAATATGGAAAGATGCCGTTCTATTTCGTCTTTAATTGTAAACAGCGATGAGTATGTTTTGGTTAATGTCCCTTCATATGAATTGTATTATGTAAAAAACGGAAAAGTGGTATTAACATCAAGTGTATTTGTTGGATCACCTCTTACTAAAACCACCATTTTTAATGCAGAAATCGACAGAATTGTTTTCAGCCCTTACTGGACCGTACCACAAAGTATTGTAGAAAATGAGTTAAAATTAAAAATAGCTGCCGATCCCAATTATCTTGCCGATCATAATATGGAAATGGTAAATGGCCAGGTAAGACAAAAACCGGGTCCTGAAAACTCTCTTGGGCTTGTGAAATTTGTGTTTCCAAATCCTGATGATATCTATATGCACGATACCCCATCTAAAACCTTATTTGATTTTGAAAAAAGAACTTTCAGCCATGGTTGTGTAAATGTAAAAATGGCCAAAGAATTAGCTGTTGCCATGCTACAAGATTATCCGGAATGGACAACCGAAAAAATTGATAAAGCGATGGCCGGGAAAACCGAAAACAGTTTTAAACTGTCTAAAAAAGTCCCAATCTATATTACTTATTTCACCTCGTGGGTAAATGATAATGGCGAAATTGGTTTTTATCAGGATATTTACGAAAAAGACAATGAGCCTGCTAACTTACAACTTCCTCAGGAAACTATAGTGGCAAACTAA
- a CDS encoding DUF4197 domain-containing protein, with translation MKKILLLALMFSLSCCAEMQQTLNQLPQIASQIPGVGGVDISAGLKEALNKGITQQVSKLTAVDGFYKNEAVKILMPAELQKVDATLRKVGLSSLADEGVKMLNRAAEDAVKEATPIFVSAVKNMSFTDAKNILLGNDSAATSYLQTSTTTALYGKFNPVIKNSFAKVGADVVWTKIINKYNTIPLVKKVNPDLTDYTTNQALTGVFKMIAVEEKDIRNNISARTTPLLKSVFAMQDGK, from the coding sequence ATGAAAAAGATTTTACTATTAGCCCTTATGTTTTCGCTTTCTTGTTGTGCAGAGATGCAACAAACATTAAATCAGTTACCACAAATCGCATCTCAGATTCCCGGAGTAGGCGGTGTTGATATTTCGGCCGGATTAAAAGAGGCACTGAATAAAGGAATTACGCAACAAGTAAGTAAATTAACTGCTGTTGACGGTTTTTACAAAAATGAAGCTGTAAAAATTTTAATGCCTGCAGAATTACAAAAAGTAGATGCCACTTTAAGAAAAGTAGGTTTGAGTTCGCTTGCAGATGAAGGCGTTAAAATGCTAAATCGTGCTGCCGAAGATGCCGTAAAAGAAGCAACTCCAATATTTGTATCAGCAGTAAAAAATATGTCGTTTACTGATGCTAAAAATATATTATTAGGAAATGACAGTGCAGCAACAAGCTATTTGCAAACCAGCACTACAACAGCTTTGTACGGAAAATTTAATCCAGTGATTAAAAATTCGTTTGCGAAAGTTGGTGCAGATGTGGTTTGGACAAAAATTATTAATAAATACAACACAATCCCGTTAGTAAAAAAGGTAAACCCTGATTTGACTGATTATACAACCAATCAGGCTTTAACAGGTGTTTTTAAAATGATTGCTGTTGAAGAAAAAGATATTCGTAACAACATCAGCGCAAGAACAACTCCTTTATTGAAAAGTGTTTTTGCAATGCAGGACGGAAAATAA
- a CDS encoding cytochrome c oxidase assembly factor 1 family protein yields MEDSNELIQRKSWWDRNWKWFVPTGCLSIIVLIGLFIAGVFFGVTSMMTESDVYKDSMIAVKNNKIIIEKLGNPVETDGMISGSISTSNNAGNCNLQVPLKGPKGKGTLFIIANKQGKWKYEQLSVYIEKTQEEIDLLQK; encoded by the coding sequence ATGGAAGATTCAAATGAGTTAATACAAAGAAAAAGCTGGTGGGACAGAAACTGGAAATGGTTTGTTCCAACTGGTTGTTTAAGCATTATTGTACTCATCGGATTATTTATAGCCGGAGTTTTCTTTGGAGTTACCTCAATGATGACAGAATCTGATGTTTATAAAGATTCTATGATAGCTGTTAAAAACAATAAAATCATCATCGAAAAATTAGGAAACCCGGTAGAAACCGACGGAATGATTTCGGGAAGCATCAGCACGAGTAATAATGCAGGAAACTGCAATCTGCAAGTTCCGCTGAAAGGTCCAAAAGGAAAAGGAACTTTGTTTATAATTGCTAATAAACAAGGAAAATGGAAGTACGAACAACTATCTGTTTACATTGAAAAAACTCAGGAAGAAATAGATTTGCTACAAAAGTAA